In Sciurus carolinensis chromosome 13, mSciCar1.2, whole genome shotgun sequence, a genomic segment contains:
- the Id2 gene encoding DNA-binding protein inhibitor ID-2 yields the protein MKAFSPVRSVRKSSLSDHNLGISRSKTPVDDPMSLLYNMNDCYSKLKELVPSIPQNKKVSKMEILQHVIDYILDLQIALDSHPTIVSLHHQRPGQNQASRTPLTTLNTDISILSLQASEFPSELMSNDSKALCG from the exons ATGAAAGCCTTCAGTCCGGTGAGGTCCGTTAGGAAAAGCAGCCTGTCGGACCACAACCTGGGCATCTCCCGGAGCAAAACCCCGGTGGACGACCCCATGAGCCTGCTGTACAACATGAACGACTGCTACTCCAAGCTCAAGGAGCTGGTGCCCAGCATCCCCCAGAACAAGAAGGTGAGCAAGATGGAAATCCTGCAGCACGTCATCGACTACATCTTGGACCTGCAGATCGCCCTGGACTCGCACCCCACTATTGTTAGCCTGCACCACCAGAGACCGGGACAGAACCAGGCGTCCAGGACGCCGCTGACCACCCTAAACACGGACATCAGCATCCTGTCCTTGCAG GCTTCTGAATTCCCTTCTGAGTTAATGTCAAATGACAGCAAAGcactttgtggctga